From the Lycorma delicatula isolate Av1 chromosome 4, ASM4794821v1, whole genome shotgun sequence genome, the window aagtaaacataaatttaaaatattccattcTTAATCTTTTCACTGCATAAATTTCATTCGTCGTCTGATAATTTATGAGCTGCGACTAAATTACGACAAGAATCCGTACAATGGAGGGGAGGAAACCCTCCAGCGATGGGGGTAGCTTTCTTTACACAGCTTATTATCAGAGTGATAAAACATCCCGACATTCAGTAGCACTATTATAAATCTTCTATTCATTTGTTAATGGTAGTACACAACAgccttattttataagtaaataaagaaaaaatatggcatattttatatatacgcaTTATTCAAGCAAGATTTATACGCTGTCCTGTGTTGTGATCCTCGTACTTTATTTGGagttataaatatgtacaaaacgACAAACTATATGTTTAAAACTTTatgtagtttttagatattcatttttgaaattcttCCGTGccattttttacatgtaaaaaaatttctcctaTCCCAGATAATTTCAAAACATCGGTTTTATTTACTCTATGTGTACTATtttttctctccctctctctctctctctccccctatatatatatatatatatatatattcgtcgACCAAACCAAACACAGTTgcgacatttaaaattttacgtatgcatgaagtgaaaaaaaacgtaaattaaattctgtttttattccttaaaaaattaaatttttaaaatttaaatatttactacatttttacaaaagatattcaaAGTTAGAGTCCTGCGCAGCGATGCACTTGTGTGGTCGAGTGATCACGTTGAGAGTCTCACCTGATGCAAAACATTGTTGTCGATGTCATCGATTTCTTGTTGAGTGTTCGCCTTCGGTTTATCGACAGTTCGGGAATTCTATTCATCAACTCCTTCAAGTAGTCCTGAAGGTCAAAATGAGAGCCACCGTTCTCTGTTGACAGTTCGTTCATCTGTAAAAGCCATATGAACGCGGTTTTCAGTGAATCGTTTGATATGCGATACATTGCTTCGTCTTGTCGGAAGATGCCGTACTTTTTTTCACAATCTATTAACTAAGTATAGAATTTTTCGAAAGTTATACTTACACACATCTGTATTGGCAGTTCGGACAGAAAATATTGGCCCCACTTTACAATTACCAGAAAAAGCGCACCACACATCGATTTTCTCATCGTAAAGTATACGTTCAAATATCCGGTGAGAATTTTAATTCATCCGGTATTGTCGCTGCAAATTAAGATGCCCAGATAAATAAAACCGTGCCTCGTCTGACGTAAAATACAGCATCGGGTCTATCTGACCATCGATAATGTGTTTGAGAAAACAGTCTCCATAATTAAGATGTTTCGGTTTTCTATTCTCTTAAGTTGTTGCAAAGTTGTTACAAGatacaatcataaatttaaatcatgaagaatcaTACGGCAAGATATATGTgttacatcactttttttttaatttcttcggaCTGACAGAAATTCTTTGATATCGGCTACGAACACTGGAGTTCTAACGAAACgtcgcctatttcgttttgcgtttGAATCCGAGCCCGTTACACGtcattttttaaacgaattttttatgCTATTCTTTATTGCCATATttgcatttggaaatttttccgTGAATATTTGAGACGTTTCTTGAAAGAAACTAGAACACATTATCTTCCACTACAGCAATCTTTTCCTCGATCGAataagaagttttataaaaacacgGCTCCAAAGAACGCAACTATACTGCACTAAAGCATGGacagtttataatttacaacGATAGACGATAGTAGTACTCATCCAGTAGTGGTGCTAGTAGTAGTATCCTTAAAGGTTACACTAAAATAACAGCAGTTCGAGCTGGCTTGGTTCGGTTGTAAGTTGCTCGCCCAactatatacatgtgtgtgtgtgtgtgtgtgtgtgtgtgtgtgtgtgtgtgtgtgtgtgtgtgtgtgtatggtacCAACCATATATTTattgaacaattaaataaatccctttaaaaaatatatgtataactcTTATTAAACATATCTTTacctttttaagttattaatatcactgttaacaaacttacagcttgcaaattttttattatgttttgaaagTTCATTTCTAATACTATTGGTTTATTTGTACCGAAACAGTTGCGTTATTTTTATCAAGTTAGGTATGTTGTgcagtgaaaaaaatgttgaattaagaCGTGTATCTTActgaacatatttaaattttagaaataaaagatttttaaaaaatgagcatTGGAAATGCTCAATTCAATACCTGtttgaatattgtaaaataaaatgaacgaatttcaatgaatttttacacGGAAAAAGCTGCTTTGTATATTTGAAATGATAAAAGTCTCTTTAAGACGCCTTTCTCTAGTCTTCTGTTTTTTCCTCTAAGACAAGTCTCTGGctcattcatcattttttttccatttttccctttattGTTCTTTCTTACTGATATTATACCTGTCCGATTTTACAGCTATAATATAACTCTTCCCGTGTATATACCCACTACAAAATTTGGTTGAATCATctctaatttttgaaaaaattagttgttatattttataaatgatgtgTTAAAATAGTTATAGAAACAATCGATAGCGGATAAAGTTCTCTATTATTGGTTTTTCAGCCGCCCTCGTACAACTTTTTCATcgttaataaaaataggaaaaactcTTAAAAGTAGATATCTAGTTTAGTGACACTCGAAGATTTTAGGAGAATTTTCACAACAAATTTATGATGACCGCTTCCGAAGTTTAGGTTCTATTACAAACCAGCTCGCTTATGTACTcctataaatcaaaaaaatttgttaacaccCTCATTTGTGTGGCACAGTTAGTTAAAAATctcataatattgtttttatttacctttaattatACTATTGTGCCGAAGTTGAACTCTTGTTTAGTAAGTGATATTTTCATCATGTATCCAAATTCAAGAACGGCTGTCTTatcaagaaaataacaattaGCTTTCCTTCTCGATTACCCTTTTAGAATGTCTCTTCTCAACGACTAAACAACGGATAAGTTTTAATCATTTGATACGTTTAAGTTCCTCTACCTTATGTCTTTCTCTTCATGTTGATATGCCCAAACGCTCCTTTAAAAAAACTTGATGCTTCTTCCAATTTGAGTATTATtactcaaataatatttattttttttattatgtcttaaCAGTTTTTTATCTGAACATTCTGATCGTATTGTTCCCACATATTTCCTTCTACGAACAAATTTGACCGTCCTTATTCCTTAATTATTAATGCTCTTCTCTGACTACTTTATTTTAGAATCTTCCAAAAATATCAACTGTCTACACTTAAaacctctaaattttttttaaagtaaaaacttatCAACCATACAGAGCTTCCAAGATTCTTCCAACATTTCCGGGAATCCTAAACTAGGTATGAaccaatatatacataaaaccaCACCGGCTGACCTTATATCAGTTAAAAGTTAATATGTGATATTTTATACGCGGAATATTTTTTGGggatatttgtgtgtgtgtgtgtgtctctctctctctccctgtgtgtgATTGTcggtgtgcgtgcgtgcgtgcgtgcgtgtgtgcgtatgtgtatatatgtgcgcgcgcgcgcgcgtgtgtgtgtgtgtgtgtgtgtgtgtgtgtgtgtgtgtgtgtgtgtgtgtgtgtgtgtgtgtgtgtgcatgtgtaggaaaaacgaaaagaaaagacTCTGAGAAAGAGACTTCTTAGAGTTATTTAAGTCCGATGCGGTTATCATTCTCCTAGTTCCTTGGTTAAAGACCGGACCATCTTTCaaagaaaatttctattttaaacgaCATTCTCACTCCGATTACTCGATCCTATGCTTATAAtctaaagcttttatttttattttacttgtttttctaaACCTTCCTTTTGCCCCAAGACCAAATGATAATCATCATTAGTAAAAAAGGAGATTCAAAAATTCAGCCGGACTAAAAAATTCACAAGGAATACGGactatcatttttgagttatttggttacggatttatcaagttttttatagttttttgttctcattagtgagatcaatatttttgtgttttttactcGCTAAATCTTAGATATTATAGTGTGTTAAAGTGTTGGTGACTTTTATCAATAACGAAAAGACTACTAGTGTGTATAAAAAGTGAGTAAACTTattgtacaataactttttaacagtttttgtgAGGTTATAATAGAgcttataatagaaaattattctaagttattcGACAGGCTAATACCAGTCTGAAATTAACTGTAAACAAGGACTTGGGAAATTTTTTCGTGTATTAGTAGTTATATgagtgaaatttttctaagtccttagactagtttttattagggaattctttgttccttaataatttctgaacTACTCGTtctacatccctcatcccaagtTATAAATCCATCCCAAAAAGTTTCCTACCCAATGACCCCCCCAACCCCCCCCCCAAAGTTTTGGACCCTATTTTTGGGTTGATGCGTTTTACCTTATTTGCGGAGAGACGAGGAAGTAGCGGTTAAAGTGCTTACGATCCCAGTTGAAGGTAAAGCTATACAAGGCAAGTCTGGACAAGCCCATATTAAAAAGTCAACACCACCGGCAGTTGACAGTCGTACTGTGGTTATCAAAGCAGCTGGAAAATCCtattctgatttacttaaaactatGAAGTCTGCAGTAAGTAGCGAAGATGCAAAAGAGGTCATCTCCTTACGTAAGGGCAGGAATGAAGAACTCCACGTGAGAATTCAGGGAGCGCAGAAAGCTGCTGAGTTTACAAGTAACCTACGAGATAAGGCGGCAGATTTGCATGTTGACCTGCGTACAAGAGCGGGAAGGCGCACAATAGTTCACATCAGGGATGTAGAATATGACACCACTGAGACAGAAATTTTTGCTGCAATTACTGCAAGAGTAGGTACTGATGAGGACATCAAGATATCGTCAATTAGAAAAGGGTACGCAGAGACCCAAAATGTTACAGTTATCACCTCGTATAGGGCTGCCTGTAAGCTGGTGGAACAAAGGTTGAGGATTGGCTGGGTAAATTGTCGGGCATATATTAGGGAATCACAGGAACAGTGCTTCAGATGCTGGAATACTGGACATCGTAAACATGAGTGCAAGGGCCCTGACAGAATGGATCTCTGCTTCAATTGTGGAGGCAGAGACCACAAGATTGCTGAATGTCGGGAGCATAGTAGCTGCCTGGACTGTGGGAGCCAAGAACACCGCACCGGAGGCTGGGGGTGCTCAAAACATTTAAATGCTTAGGGTGATAATGGTTAACGCAAACAGAAGCACCATATCTCATGATTTGGTTAGTGAACTGGTCATAGAGCAGAGGGCTGATTTACTGATAATCACGGAGCCGAACAAGTACTTTGTTGCTAGATCAGGCTGGATGGTGGATACAAATGGTGACGTGGCAATTATGGATGTAAGTGGCAGGATAGCATGGAGATTGACGTCCAGATCTGGAGGCATGTTGGCGGTGGAGTCGGATTCAACACTAGCGATTGGTGCCTATGTGTCTCCAAACTGTGACATACATGAATTTACTAGAAGACTAGACATAATACAAGGAGTAGTAAATAACGCTAGGGAGAAAGTCATTATTCTAGGTGATTTCAATAGTAAAGCGATTGCAGTAGGGAGCGCATACACCAATCGCAGAGGTGAGATCCTTACGGATATGATGGGGGCAATTAGCTgtcattgtgtaaatgatggcaCCCCTACATATGAGGCGAGAGGACACTCGTCAGTCTTGGACTGAACAATCATAGATGATAGACGGAGTAGGGAACACTGGGACTGGCGAGTGTTACCACATGATGTGGCGAGTGACCATCATGCCACTATGATTACCATAAAAGGCTCAGACTATGTGACTAGAGAGAAAATGCCCTATAGTAGTTTTACAAAGGAACAGATCGAGATCATAATCGATAGAACGGCCGAAAGGATTATCAACATAGAGAATCTGACACCAGTTGCCCTGACTAACGTTATAAGACAAGAAATGGGCAGAGTAGCTCACAGAAGAGCCAATAGACACTCAGTGTATTGGTGGAATATGGAGATTGAAACACTGAGAGGGCTCCTACAATCGTGCAGAAGAAGGAAGCAGAGACTCAGAAGGCGAGGCGGACAGGAGTACGAGGAGGCATCTCTGGCTTATAAAGAGACCAGACGGgccttaaacaaagctattcgtatgtctaagaaaaaacaatggCAC encodes:
- the LOC142322617 gene encoding uncharacterized protein LOC142322617; the protein is MVNANRSTISHDLVSELVIEQRADLLIITEPNKYFVARSGWMVDTNGDVAIMDVSGRIAWRLTSRSGGMLAVESDSTLAIGAYVSPNCDIHEFTRRLDIIQGVVNNAREKVIILGDFNSKAIAVGSAYTNRRGEILTDMMGAISCHCVNDGTPTYEARGHSSVLD